One genomic window of Onychostoma macrolepis isolate SWU-2019 chromosome 25, ASM1243209v1, whole genome shotgun sequence includes the following:
- the lrtm2b gene encoding leucine-rich repeat and transmembrane domain-containing protein 2, which produces MRSRMNIIIFSGLLMTLLSSCGTSTSCPSGCSCNVNCTDCSDLNQLASLDSILDQLPFDTSYLNLSNNNFTTVEPGSFPNFSGLLHLDLSRNLLSSINLGCFSNLSSLLHLDLSRNLLSSVFPSSFSHLNNLEVLDLSENLLVRLPVNLFSGLSSLTELILRDNRLKELNPDQFKGLTGLRRLDLSFNSLSSMPTHLLDGLQNLVWLSLMGNKLRTLQRTSLEPATALQQLLLEGNPWNCSCNLIPLKHWLEWIVYTGGSIDSANCSFPANLHGKDLRSIPMEMFRHCYPLYLETRNPSAAEGHQVPAGSAGDCMRQRYRPVSVRRATATVVVAGVVCGVVCVMMVVTATYGCIYAMLMAHEQQQLTEGNSQQQQPLMMAKEPEQDEKEDLMPTIGKGEEATECVAWMAFPPEVCV; this is translated from the exons ATGCGGTCCAGAATGAACATTATAA TCTTCTCAGGTCTCTTGATGACTCTTCTGAGCTCTTGTGGAACATCTACAAGTTGTCCATCAGGCTGTTCCTGCAATGTAAACTGCACAGACTGCAGTGACCTTAACCAACTGGCTTCCTTGGACTCCATCCTGGACCAGCTTCCCTTTGACACAAGCTACCTCAACCTCTCAAATAACAACTTCACCACTGTGGAACCAGGAAGTTTTCCCAATTTTAGCGGCTTGCTACATCTAGACCTGTCCAGAAACCTTCTCTCCAGCATCAACCTTGGGTGTTTTTCCAATCTCAGCAGCCTGCTTCATCTAGACCTCTCCAGAAACCTTCTCTCCAGTGTCTTCCCTTCAAGCTTCTCCCACTTGAACAACCTGGAGGTCCTGGATCTCTCTGAAAACCTCCTTGTGAGGCTCCCTGTTAACTTGTTCTCTGGCCTCAGCAGCCTAACAGAACTGATTCTAAGAGACAACAGGCTTAAGGAGCTGAATCCAGATCAGTTCAAAGGCCTGACTGGGCTTAGGCGTCTAGATCTTTCCTTTAACAGTCTCAGCTCCATGCCCACACACCTGCTGGATGGGCTCCAGAACCTAGTGTGGCTCTCGCTTATGGGCAACAAGCTGAGAACTCTGCAGCGGACTTCACTTGAGCCAGCGACTGCTCTACAGCAACTTCTGCTCGAGGGAAACCCATGGAATTGTAGCTGCAATTTAATTCCACTCAAGCATTGGCTGGAATGGATTGTATATACAG GTGGCAGCATAGATTCTGCTAACTGCTCCTTTCCTGCTAATTTGCATGGTAAGGATCTTCGCAGTATCCCTATGGAGATGTTCAGACACTGTTACCCCCTCTATCTGGAGACCAGGAACCCATCTGCAGCCGAAGGCCACCAGGTACCAGCTGGGTCAGCCGGAGACTGTATGCGCCAGCGCTACCGGCCTGTGAGTGTACGTCGAGCAACTGCCACGGTGGTGGTAGCTGGGGTGGTGTGTGGCGTGGTGTGTGTGATGATGGTGGTAACGGCCACCTACGGCTGCATCTACGCAATGCTGATGGCTCACGAACAGCAGCAGCTGACAGAGGGAAACAGCCAGCAGCAACAGCCGCTGATGATGGCAAAGGAACCAGAGCAGGATGAAAAGGAAGATCTGATGCCGACTATCGGAAAGGGAGAAGAAGCCACAGAGTGCGTAGCGTGGATGGCATTTCCTCCAGAAGTGTGTGTTTAA
- the samm50 gene encoding sorting and assembly machinery component 50 homolog A, translated as MGTVHARSLDPLPMQGPELGVQADDLDLGEPEHEEKQEVLENKDVVVQHVHIDGLGRTKEDILTYEIAEVFRAKNLIDVMKKSHEARQRLLRLGIFRNVEVVIDTAEGVDALPNGLDVTFEVKELRRMTGSYNTMVGNNEGSMVLGLKLPNVFGRAEKLTFQFSYGTKETSYGLSFFKPQPGHFERNFAINLYKVTGQFPWSSLRETDRGVSTEFSFPIWRTNHTLKWEGVWRELGCLARTASFAVREESGHSLKSSLSHAMVIDTRNSTILPRKGALLKINQELAGYTGGDVSFLKEDFEIQFNKTLFWDSVLSTSLWGGMLLPLGDKPSCIADRFYLGGPTSVRGFSMYSIGPQSEGDYLGGEAYWAGGLHLYTPLPFRPGRGGFGDLFRTHFFLNAGNLCNLNYGEGPRAHLSKLAECIRWSYGAGIVLRLGNIARLELNYCIPMGVQSGDRICDGVQFGAGIRFL; from the exons ATGGGGACCGTGCATGCCAGG AGTCTGGACCCCCTTCCTATGCAAGGACCTGAGCTGGGGGTTCAAGCAGATGACCTGGACCTGGGAGAACCAGAGCATGAAGAGAAACAGGAGGTTCTTGAAAATAAAGAC GTTGTAGTACAACATGTGCACATCGATGGTCTTGGAAGAACAAAGGAAGACATTTTAACATACGAGATTGCAGAAGTTTTCCGTGCCAAAAACTTAATTGAT GTAATGAAGAAGTCACATGAGGCCAGACAGAGACTTTTGCGTCTGGGGATATTCAGAAATGTGGAAGTTGTCATCGACACTGCTGAAG GTGTTGACGCACTGCCGAATGGACTAGATGTGACATTCGAGGTGAAGGAGCTGAGAAGAATGACGGGAAGTTACAACACCATGGTTGGGAACAACGAGGGAAGCATG GTACTGGGTCTGAAATTGCCCAATGTTTTTGGCCGTGCAGAGAAGCTGACCTTCCAGTTCTCTTATGGGACTAAGGAAACATCATATGGCCTGTCATTCTTCAAGCCCCAGCCTGGACACTTTGAGCGCAA CTTCGCCATTAACTTGTATAAAGTCACGGGCCAGTTCCCATGGAGCTCACTCAGAGAAACGGACAGAGGGGTCTCCACAGAGTTCAGT TTCCCCATCTGGAGGACAAATCACACTTTGAAgtgggagggtgtgtggagAGAGCTGGGCTGTTTGGCCCGTACGGCCTCCTTCGCTGTCAGGGAGGAGAGTGGCCATTCCCTGAAGTCCTCACTTTCT CACGCAATGGTCATCGATACACGCAATTCTACCATTCTTCCAAGAAAAGGTGCCTTATTGAAGATCAACCAG GAACTGGCAGGTTACACTGGAGGAGATGTCAGTTTTCTGAAGGAAGACTTTGAAATTCAGTTCAACAAGACTCTGTTCTGGGACTCG GTGCTCTCTACCTCTCTGTGGGGAGGTATGTTGCTGCCTCTTGGAGACAAACCCTCCTGTATCGCTGACAG GTTCTATTTGGGTGGTCCGACCAGTGTGAGGGGCTTCAGCATGTACAGCATCGGCCCTCAGAGTGAAG GCGATTACCTCGGTGGGGAGGCGTATTGGGCTGGAGGGCTTCATCTGTACACCCCTCTCCCATTCAGGCCAGGTAGAGGCGGCTTCGGAGACCTTTTCAGGACACATTTCTTTCTCAACGCCGGAAACCTGTGTAACCTCAACTATG GGGAAGGACCCAGGGCACACCTGAGCAAGTTGGCTGAATGTATCCGCTGGTCTTATGGAGCGGGTATTGTGTTGCGTCTAGGGAACATCGCTCGGCTGGAGCTCAACTATTGCATTCCCATGGGTGTCCAGAGCGGAGACAG GATATGTGATGGAGTGCAGTTTGGGGCTGGAATCCGGTTCCTGTGA